A section of the Citrobacter farmeri genome encodes:
- a CDS encoding restriction endonuclease, producing the protein MKSILNWVMKNGWNIFSFIGVIGTFYFSLIYVPGYVKDITAAKVNITHESLVDDVQELLFYNKKLTIDDINSFIKAKELEQGTPYPYSADELLLQIQDRFMGNKFIPLEKRESLMDTVKSIRSTYSKPKVAEKKSINEDSLVSMFVSAIGALIAAIGTYSIFRKIKIDKEIEADITSGDVINNLVYPNLTPGSKEFESMVGEVLNELGVLSERVEAGKDDGYDFEIKTQEQNYIVEVKRYSKLLGLATAREFIYKVNQSGKGGILIVSSGFTERTKQLINEHNALSENQKVYLVVAKAKTELKDILAKILRL; encoded by the coding sequence TTGAAGTCAATACTTAACTGGGTTATGAAAAATGGTTGGAATATATTTAGCTTTATTGGGGTGATAGGGACATTCTATTTTTCGCTTATATATGTTCCCGGTTATGTAAAAGATATAACTGCAGCAAAGGTAAATATCACGCATGAAAGCTTAGTGGATGATGTTCAAGAGTTATTATTTTATAATAAAAAACTAACAATTGATGATATCAATTCATTCATTAAGGCCAAAGAGTTAGAGCAAGGAACTCCTTACCCATACTCAGCTGATGAACTTTTATTACAAATCCAAGATCGCTTTATGGGAAACAAATTTATTCCATTAGAGAAAAGGGAGTCTCTAATGGATACAGTAAAATCTATTCGCTCCACATATTCAAAGCCAAAAGTTGCTGAGAAGAAAAGTATAAATGAAGATTCTCTAGTATCAATGTTTGTTTCCGCTATAGGAGCACTCATTGCAGCTATAGGTACATATAGTATTTTCAGGAAAATAAAAATTGATAAAGAAATTGAGGCTGATATTACTTCGGGTGATGTAATTAATAACTTGGTCTATCCAAATTTAACTCCAGGCTCGAAGGAGTTTGAAAGTATGGTTGGTGAAGTACTTAATGAACTTGGAGTGCTTTCAGAAAGAGTTGAAGCAGGAAAAGATGATGGTTATGACTTTGAGATTAAAACTCAAGAACAGAATTATATTGTTGAGGTGAAAAGGTATTCAAAACTACTCGGTTTGGCTACAGCTCGTGAATTTATATATAAAGTGAATCAATCAGGTAAGGGTGGTATTTTAATTGTTAGCTCTGGCTTTACCGAAAGAACAAAGCAACTTATAAATGAACATAATGCTTTATCTGAAAACCAAAAAGTATATCTTGTAGTGGCTAAGGCAAAGACTGAGCTTAAGGATATATTGGCTAAAATTTTACGGCTATAG